Proteins encoded within one genomic window of Triticum aestivum cultivar Chinese Spring chromosome 2D, IWGSC CS RefSeq v2.1, whole genome shotgun sequence:
- the LOC123051475 gene encoding nuclear poly(A) polymerase 3, with translation MAAYCPLPAMAPDLPVWTHAAPAPPEPQPLPLFMYPPPPPLPAGRRLLPWPVAHRPPPDFFEMDYRRTHSLVQFLTDEGAIPTPEEEETREQVIRELKKIVTDWVKTVACQERVPPRRVTATVLTYGSYTLGAHGPESDIDALCVGPCIANLPYHFFAVLRQILKCRPEVSGLQTVENAKVPLMRFRFSGISVDLTYAQLPVLDAVQAINTSSPQYLRRLDSRSWKSLSGVRVNEQIVQLVPDQEKFQVLLRCIKLWARRRGLHCHLLGFFAGIHLAILAAYVCQRFPNATANGLFTMFFEIFAHWPWHIPVDLHGQQTNCTRSDGCLMPIVMPCSPPELCASNMTEGTFRKIREELMRGYVLTKDLGSHDFEWAWIFEPFPYSTTYEQFLRIALCAPTSEELHDWSGWVKSRFPYLILKLEDNGIECDPNSSQEVDHTVVKPNIVYHWGLIPQSDTLLDTSSLKEDFMKYVINDVYGKVKCTDSELTLSLVGASELPKSMYNDSFYSRHLHQYGVGYQAAADCWSTIG, from the exons ATGGCCGCCTACTGCCCGCTGCCGGCGATGGCACCGGACCTGCCGGTCTGGACCcacgccgccccggcgccccccgAGCCCCAGCCCCTACCCCTCTTCATGTACCCGCCCCCGCCGCCTCTCCCCgcgggccgccgcctcctcccctggcCGGTCGCGCACCGGCCCCCTCCCGACTTCTTCGAGATGGACTACCGCCGGACCCACTCCCTCGTGCAG TTCTTGACGGACGAGGGGGCCATCCCGACGCCCGAGGAGGAGGAGACGCGGGAGCAGGTCATCCGCGAGCTCAAGAAG ATTGTGACGGATTGGGTCAAGACGGTGGCCTGTCAGGAGAGGGTCCCCCCGAGGCGGGTGACGGCTACGGTCCTCACCTATGGTTCTTACACATTAGGG GCTCACGGACCTGAATCTGACATCGATGCACTATGTGTTGGTCCCTGTATCGCAAACCTGCCG TACCACTTTTTTGCTGTTCTGCGACAAATTCTCAAGTGCAGGCCGGAAGTATCAGGACTGCAGACTGTGGAAAATGCCAAGGTTCCATTGATGCGATTTAGATTCAGCGGGATTTCTGTTGATCTGACATACGCCCAGCTCCCAGTCCTTGATGCAGTTCAG GCTATAAATACATCTAGTCCTCAGTATCTTCGGCGACTTGATTCACGGAGTTGGAAGAGTTTGTCTGGAGTTCGTGTTAATGAGCAGATTGTGCAGCTAGTGCCGGATCAAGAG AAGTTCCAAGTTCTGTTGCGATGCATAAAACTATGGGCTAGGAGGCGGGGACTTCATTGCCAT TTGCTTGGTTTCTTTGCTGGGATTCATTTGGCGATTCTTGCAGCATATGTTTGTCAGAGATTTCCAAATGCCACTGCCAATGGTCTATTCACCATGTTCTTTGAGATATTTGCTCACTGGCCTTGGCATATTCCAGTAGATCTGCATGGTCAGCAAACTAACTGCACGCGTTCAGATGGGTGTTTAATGCCCATAGTGATGCCTTGTTCTCCGCCGGAGCTCTGTGCGTCTAATATGACGGAAGGTACCTTCAGGAAGATCAGAGAGGAGCTTATGCGTGGTTATGTTTTGACCAAG GACCTAGGTAGCCATGATTTTGAGTGGGCATGGATTTTTGAACCCTTCCCATATTCGACAACATATGAACAATTTCTTCGCATTGCTCTATGTGCTCCAACTTCTGAAGAACTGCATGATTGGAGTGGATGGGTTAAATCCCGCTTTCCTTACCTTATTCTCAAG CTGGAAGATAACGGCATTGAGTGTGACCCCAATTCATCACAGGAAGTTGATCATACAGTCGTCAAACCCAACATTGTATATCACTGGGGCCTCATCCCTCAATCAGATACTCTTCTTGATACTAGCTCTCTGAAGGAAGATTTCATGAAATATGTCATCAATGATGTCTATGGAAAGGTGAAATGTACAGACTCAGAGCTGACGTTGTCCCTCGTTGGCGCATCAGAGCTGCCAAAAAGCATGTACAATGACTCATTTTACTCTCGGCACCTGCACCAGTATGGGGTGGGCTACCAGGCAGCAGCTGACTGTTGGAGTACAATTGGCTAG